AGTCCTCGGGCTGCTCGCGGATCGCGAGCGCCACCTCGCGGTCGACGTCGACGGCGATCGGGACGGGCTGGTACGGCGAGCCGTTCCAGCAGGTGCCCTCCACCGAGCCCGCGTCGCCGCAGTCGAGCAGGGCGCCGTCGAGCGCCGTGCGCTCGAGGCCGACCGCGGTGGCGACGCGGTCGAGCAGCACCTCCGCGGCGTCGTCCTCCATCCGTCCCAGCACGCTGCGGTCGACCGCGACGACCCACGCCGTCCGGTTGGCCACGAGCGGGCGGCCCTGCGCGTCGACGATGAGGCCGCGCTGCGGCTGCACGACGATGTCGCGCACCGACTGCGACGCGGCCTTCGCCTGGTAGAGCTCGCCGTCGAGGACCTGCACGTACCAGAGCCGCGCCAGCAGCGTGCCGAAGAGGGCGAGCACGAGCGCCTGCACGACGATCAGCCGGAGCCGGCTGCGCTTCGCGCCGGGGCTCTCCGGCGTGGCGCGACGCGTCGGCGACGCCGCCATCAGGCGAACCGTCGCTGCGGCTCGAAGCGCGTCAGCAGCACGAGGAGGGGCAGCAGCACGAGCGGCGCCACGACGACGTCGCTGACGAGGCCGACCCCCACCGCGGCGAGCACGTCGCCGACGGACGTCGCGGGGTCCTGCATGACGACGCCGAGCAGCGCGAACACCGACGACCCGACGAACGAGGCGACGGCCGCCGTCACGAGCACCACGGGCACGGTGGGCCGCTCGTCGCGGCGGACGCTGCCCGCGACGTACCCCACCACCATGAGCGCGAGCGCCCACCGGCCCGCCAGGTGGTCGGCCGGCGGGGCCAGGTCGAGCGCGAGCCCGGCGCAGAAGCCGAGGATGACACCGACGTTGGGTCCGCGGGTGAGGGCACCGGCGACGACGACGAGGAGCACGAGGTTGGGCACGACCCCGCGCCACGACAGCCCCGGCAGCAGCGCGGCCTGGAGCACGACCGCGAGGAGGACGGCCAGAGCGGTCACGGCGCTGCGGGCGGCGTTCATCGGCGGATCCCGTCGGGTCCGACGAGGGCGCGGTCGCTCTCGGTGTCGGGCGGCACGACGACGCCGACCGTGTCGAGCCGGCTGAAGTCGACGAAGGGCTCGATGACGGCGCGCTTCGTGGTGTCCCGCGGCGTCGAGAACAGCTCCGTCACGGTGCCGATCGGCACGCCCGCGACGTAGGGACCGGCGTTGCCGCTCCCCCAGGTCGCGACGACGTCGCCCTCGGCCGGTACGACGGTGGTGTCGACCAGGTCGAGGTCGAGGCGGCTCGGCTCGGACAGCGAGCCGCCGCCCGAGAGGAACCCGACCTCGTTGGAGCTGCCCACCCGGGCACCGACGGTG
This Nocardioides alkalitolerans DNA region includes the following protein-coding sequences:
- the mreD gene encoding rod shape-determining protein MreD, with the protein product MNAARSAVTALAVLLAVVLQAALLPGLSWRGVVPNLVLLVVVAGALTRGPNVGVILGFCAGLALDLAPPADHLAGRWALALMVVGYVAGSVRRDERPTVPVVLVTAAVASFVGSSVFALLGVVMQDPATSVGDVLAAVGVGLVSDVVVAPLVLLPLLVLLTRFEPQRRFA